A segment of the Hypnocyclicus thermotrophus genome:
AATAAGAATATAATATATATAGGAATCCAAAACTAAGATACAATTCATCCCCTTTTATTTTTATTATCACACGAGGAGACTTATTAAAGTCTCCTTTTTATTTTTTTAAATTAATATCTATTTTTTGATAAGGTATTTCTATACCATTTCTATCAAACTCTATTTTTATTTTCTCCATCAAGTAATAGTACACATCCCAATATTTTTCTGTTTTTACCCAAGCTCTAGTTCTTATATCTATTGAACTAGCACTATGTTTTAATATTCCAATTAGAATATTTTTATCTTTTAAAATATAATTGTTTTGCTCTAGTACTTGTTTTATTATATATTTTGCTTTATCAATATTAGCTTCATATGCAATAGAAAATATCAAATCAAGCTGTCTTTCTTTATTTTTTGTATAATTTATAATTATTCCATTAGATAAAATCGAATTAGGTATAATTATTCTTTTATTATCTATTGTATCTATATGTGTAGAAAATATTTGTATATCTTTTACTGTTCCTGAAAAACCTTCAGCTTCTATAAAATCCCCTACATTAAATGGTCTAAATAATAAAATTAATACTCCACTTGCAAAATTTGATAGACTTCCTTGTAAAGCTAAACCTACAGCTAAACCTGCTGCTCCAAGAAGTGCTACAAGTGAACTTGTCTCAACTCCCAGCGTTGAAACAACAATTATAATTAAAATAAAATTAAATGCTAAACTCAAAAATGAATCTAAAAAACTTTTTAATGATTCATCAAATTTTGCTTTTTTCAAGGTTTTTTTTAACATTTTTAATAAAAACTTTATTATATATTTTCCTAAAACATATAATATTATTGCTAATACTAATTTTCGTCCATATATACTAAGCAATTCAAAATATTTTTCCATAACGCCTCCTTATTCAATTTAAAAAATATAATTTATTTAATTTTAACATTTTAATTTATTTAATGCAAAATTTAACCTCTATTCCAAGGTCATGACCTACATCTTTTCCAAATACAAGTAATGAACTAAATATAAGCATAGCAAGCATTTGGCCTATTTTACTCATAAATGTACGCACTCCAAAGAACATTGCCTCATTTCTTTGACCTGTTCTTTCTGCATCATCTGCTGCTATATCTGCTACTACAACATTTGGAAGTATACCAAATATTGCCATCGGAAGTGAAGTAACTATAACAAGTATATAAGCTTGAACTTTTGTTGATATAGTCAAAAATTCCATTCCTAAAAAAAATATATATAAATATGTAAGCATTAAATTAAAAAATGCAAATACAAGCATTTTTTTCTTACCTATTTTTTTAGCCAAAATATTTACAATTGGATAAAATATGAATGAAAATAAAACTAACATCATATTAAGTATCCCCATCATAGCTTCTGGCAATCTCATAAGTACAGTTGTATAATATATAAGACCTGTTTGAAATACTGTAAGAGCCGTAAAATACATAAGGTCTGATATTGTAAACATTAAAAAATTTTTATTACTAAAAGTACTTTTTATTGAGTCAAGCATATTTTGACCGCTTGGTTTATTATCTGAATATTTTTTTTCATCAATAGTAAATACTGGTATAAATAAAAATATAAGTGCTACTAGCGCCATTAAACCTATTGTTATACGAATAGCTAATACTTTTTCCATTCCATTAGCTATGAATATATTCCAAAACGAAGGAGCAAAAAATGCTATAGCTGTTCCTATAAAAAAAGTAACTGATATTGCTGTAGATAGATTAATTTTATCATTTGAATTCTGCCCTAACTCAGAAAGTAATGCAAAATATGGGGTAACATACATTGTGTAAAATATATAAAAACTAAAAAGTGTTATTACTAAAAATATTACATTTATCAAACTAATACTATTTACTGGTGAATAAAATACAAGTGTTGTAAATATAGCTAAAGGTACTGCTGATTTCATCATAAATGATATTCTTCTACCATATTTTGACTTTGATTTATCACTAAGATTTGCTATCCATGGATCTGTTACCGCATCTAAAAATCTTCCCGTCATAGTTATAAGACCTATTATTGTTAAAAATCCTAAAATATTTCCTTGTGGAATATATTTTGGTAAATTTGCTTCTTTTGGTGCTAAATAAAACCATACTAAGTAAATATTTATAATTCCCATTAGCATCGACCACCCAAGCTGTCCTAGCGCATATGATATTATTGTTAATAATTTTAATTTT
Coding sequences within it:
- a CDS encoding mechanosensitive ion channel family protein, which gives rise to MEKYFELLSIYGRKLVLAIILYVLGKYIIKFLLKMLKKTLKKAKFDESLKSFLDSFLSLAFNFILIIIVVSTLGVETSSLVALLGAAGLAVGLALQGSLSNFASGVLILLFRPFNVGDFIEAEGFSGTVKDIQIFSTHIDTIDNKRIIIPNSILSNGIIINYTKNKERQLDLIFSIAYEANIDKAKYIIKQVLEQNNYILKDKNILIGILKHSASSIDIRTRAWVKTEKYWDVYYYLMEKIKIEFDRNGIEIPYQKIDINLKK
- a CDS encoding MFS transporter codes for the protein MKEKKLKLLTIISYALGQLGWSMLMGIINIYLVWFYLAPKEANLPKYIPQGNILGFLTIIGLITMTGRFLDAVTDPWIANLSDKSKSKYGRRISFMMKSAVPLAIFTTLVFYSPVNSISLINVIFLVITLFSFYIFYTMYVTPYFALLSELGQNSNDKINLSTAISVTFFIGTAIAFFAPSFWNIFIANGMEKVLAIRITIGLMALVALIFLFIPVFTIDEKKYSDNKPSGQNMLDSIKSTFSNKNFLMFTISDLMYFTALTVFQTGLIYYTTVLMRLPEAMMGILNMMLVLFSFIFYPIVNILAKKIGKKKMLVFAFFNLMLTYLYIFFLGMEFLTISTKVQAYILVIVTSLPMAIFGILPNVVVADIAADDAERTGQRNEAMFFGVRTFMSKIGQMLAMLIFSSLLVFGKDVGHDLGIEVKFCIK